From a single Miscanthus floridulus cultivar M001 chromosome 8, ASM1932011v1, whole genome shotgun sequence genomic region:
- the LOC136475601 gene encoding uncharacterized protein isoform X2, with the protein MATEDEAREAADGTEVQVEAVDLGTVHLQAHPEGKLSSLMEIKSMGETIDSTEGTLKIPEDQVFVEAPSDVQLPPEHNLNGEASSVNGHTDKEEKISNEQPHDNDQEEAELDQSNRINKEDVTDGLSHGESTTEDSSLLKHKKDEEPKGDDQQDLGVTVDDDSVQEDTLKTDNAIEQTDDGQQDQNQEPAKANENTEPASITNNADVDNAIEQIDDGQQDQNQEPEKANENTEPASIANNADVEIVTEAPTGLQAPVEKCMNDSDGIPETIDEKTETDEPAKADGVVHPEEVAKVEDQQSQQADTMDAEVALEEIKCEETDQQEERPKSEAHEPTIDAQGVLNQESAEEIDDPMNEKIEETVHQRKVAAPKETTLEPEATMSAPPVKTQVQNQESLEEIEDTEAEIHPSSGFGDAIPEDQSNLGVTIDNDTVNEDTMRAIEQQDDGQQDEDLELEKATEHTQSASMTNIPHAEIVTEAPSGVQTPGEPNLDNSDAVPDTIDGNTETDEPAKAHAVVHPDQKESFPEDTSTAEPTKEVVKAEDQHSQQADTMDANMVQEEKPKSEHAEEPATDALEVLNQESAEEIDGPVNTEETAHQETTPEYDTTTREPPVDIQAQNQESLEEREATVEEREVAEAVDTEAPVQQSSVAFEEAVPEDQHNLGVTNNTVQEDTLEATGQTKDGQQYQDLGPENATEDTQPATTANIPDVEVITEAPSGIQIPAEINLDISDSIPDTTDGNTETDELSKAQDFVHPDKKESFPEDTSTKEPTEEVVRLEDQQSQQADAMDADVVQEVVPKSEHTDEPATDALEVLNQESAEETDVPVNQKTEETAHQSNMPASEETMPQSDATTREPPVDIQAQNQESLEEREATVEEREVAEAVDTEAPVQQSSVAFEEAVPEDQHNLGVTNNTVQEDTLEATGQTKDGQQYQDLGPENATEDTQPATTANIPDVEVITEAPSGIQIPAEINLDISDSIPDTTDGNTETDELSKAQDFVHPDKKESFPEDTSTKEPTEEVVRLEDQQSQQADAMDADVVKEVVPKSEHTDEPVTDALEVLNQESAEETDVPVNQKTEETAHQSNMPASEETMPQSDATTREPPVDIQAQNQESLEEREATVEEREVAEAVDTEAPVQQSSVAFEEAVPEDQHNLGVTNNTVQEDTLEATGQTKDGQQYQDLGPENATEDTQPATTANIPDVEVITEAPSGIQIPAEINLDISDSIPDTTDGNTETDELSKAQDFVHPDKKESFPEDTSTTEPTEEVVRLEDQQSQQADAMDADVVQEVVPKSEHTDEPATDALEVLNQESAEETDVPVNQKTEETAHQSNMPASEETTPEYDATREPPVTIQVQNQESLEEREATVEEREVAEAVDTEATVQQSSAALEESVPEDKHNLGATNNTVQEYTQEAIGQTKDDQQYQDLGPENATENTQPASMANIPDEVITEASSGVQTPVEINRDISDAIPDTTDGNTETDELVKADGAIHPDHKESFSEDTCIAEPTEEVIKVEEQLGQQADAIDADVLQEEAPKSEHADEPGVDAQEVLNQESTEETDGLVNVKTEETEHKSNMVVPEDTMPEHDAQMREPSVNIQEQSQESVGDAETVDTEAEMQQSSVAFEETTPENHVATTEPCSEIQHAHPVEPEEINVPGDGKDDEITNMSNTENLVQDNILQSGPTIDTQPVQELEQNKTAEASNQNHAVVFNDLAQEDATATSEPQVIETEELKDIEATEAEEITKLDHVTPSKELAVENDSTADEPDNGEIHQTLERDLVEVKDTETYHEKTISTSEDTVEDNVAADEPSCGSQEVDNAESTEETKQNIAENTAEVSDVVIVDEAIEQNVLQTEDITETHKQELEPEETKSTEPVESEEASDQRNAAQFDYSAQEDNIQESEMQQTESATEIKEIETTEVEAVPRESNTCVSEEPSQEDHIKESETSCDNQEVNITESSEVIDGHKDIITGGISDQSNTASAGGSAEESNVPEGEPPADIQAVQELGSEEINNTQIDEVNEKSLEMNATVFQMPTQEENPATTELHESSKVSNIEATEVHGNPHQSDAAPQSESTEPSSDTQADNSQLAEETEDTENVKSNTALAEAAAPETDATADTSSFHEADLEETKDTGTIETEDVMTSSDYTSEKILETMETEAVPHESNVADIKEHTEDDTSTPNAPHTGTEPVRELESVEDSTDTTEHPGETHGSTSDDHTPTEENTAVTEPSFNTQEVQNLTSQEIKDIEDDKTDEFSDISSFPTPGEADQVPRIEPTPDVQEVQELGLTEETRDIEAVEPEDQQEHIVSTLEKPAVDGEPNADAQQVHEDKLPEVEDNKAIEADEAPKQSNIATPDNAAEERNKLESDPDSYAQPAEQVELSKHNENSKLVKAEETSDQSRTVALEERTTEDSVASEIDPPVDIKQEQPLEEIKGVDTTEAEEGFHTSQADAIEKLASDNNIATIEPTYDIQQVDDLEATEVKQNAEAINDGEQSNIAVSEEPTPTDNGATPEDQHVDSNKRTMGNETDNVILAHGIKDEIQKSAELKDDPCDLGETVFTTQRSENLIDEDAVQTSVSDTVETSNNIHQVKEEPNAGTEHNSSQMASERNGENATHVQDRDVDVQILTESGTAEASQALFENDPQAAQDTTEKDDTTKGSEQTIDQDSRQHCDVALQQQSCETDALSILEQDEALQKIHSAQKQKEDEEIKSQNDELQVDEQKHEDNRDDLTTEPLVEYQNFENGATNKTKDNDAFKADQTEAAISGILKNEALHISKESTPSIMDMKVENIKETSEGTEEDDDAKNDNKDEQENAENNDVVAKTSTNEQAETTDEIRKEEDPVHVIQASEKEIADETEECKEIHEDNAICHDELQTNSEKEESPQLRSNEPCNVDAIDDTTPLCEEIIHDNASIKPREAEEIGENKGLESTFEPSVESSIQNNVEDSSSHHEVEDKKLSMSEKNDVDTEAMQEKNDESAADINQTEQCQEEINVDDVLQLDTEENSFDKIEETASHEETETSSTAATEAVMINDDITDKVSEADGAPSDESLKTFTDTGRDLDVSLVITTSKEESVNDNMENLNLDLPGHPAQDDNTPEKVLSLEETEREMPSSEKLLQTEPGENQIPNEQDEKDIQDENQTPKEKNEEDVQDTEFGEAKKEVEQELPVSHFLMNLILGKQSSDANEDSESEAARKQGEATEDGSCVFISKQEENLGSLPTENKVDDNLTFVEQEKHEVKCPEETQEIVKEQSDDLKLDTERSIKTDEDIKKNTHDLEIPAYQDNPQDEISGELLTGEAAGVSTKMETRDIDISSVELDDRAVGTVCQENMEASTKNENGSLRSSLNDSTNTKAPKEDTLGEGQTGLVLESLPEDKSADAVSEQAPLLTESGMTDANDLSSDTASVQNPVSAKQDKPTESANVEATCSTDIQLENEEVDKKEEEQHANTATDEVSEENVESSHVNLQKITSSEVTSNELATQITEPVCDTQTILAREKEISEENFPTAVEIQADGPNLQINQDKQDEAADNESTMEPEKVGESNFQEHQEIGTEQKSPEETDEGDQQLLAKKEILTQEQDVHETVESPQQTVSIKSNEDGELFDPKVQERDLNVISPREASEAEENFVDVSKLWLMQSSKADAEQSPKADAEEKIYDEKIKDIEGTKNFTDEAAMKTEAPGAAQKALKKHGLLSGVGSKVKHQLAKVKKAIVGKPGRTKLESPKA; encoded by the exons ATGGCAACCGAAGATGAAGCGAGAGAAGCAGCAGATGGGACG GAAGTCCAAGTGGAAGCTGTGGATTTAGGAACAGTCCATTTGCAAGCACACCCAGAAGGCAAGCTTTCATCTCTGATGGAGATCAAGAGCATGGGAGAAACCATCGATTCAACTGAAGGAACGTTGAAGATTCCAGAGGATCAAGTTTTTGTAGAAGCACCCTCTGATGTCCAACTTCCTCCAGAACATAATCTAAATGGCGAAGCATCTTCTGTGAATGGCCatacagacaaagaagagaaGATTTCAAATGAGCAGCCGCATGACAACGACCAGGAAGAAGCAGAACTAGATCAGAGCAACAGAATCAACAAAGAAGATGTGACTGATGGTTTAAGCCATGGAGAGAGCACAACAGAAGACAGCTCCCTTCTGAAGCACAAGAAAGATGAAGAACCCAAGGGTGATGACCAACAAGATTTAGGTGTTACAGTGGATGATGACTCGGTGCAGGAAGACACGCTGAAAACTGACAATGCTATTGAGCAAACAGATGATGGTCAGCAAGACCAAAATCAAGAACCAGCAAAGGCAAATGAGAACACAGAACCTGCAAGCATCACAAACAATGCCGATGTTGACAATGCTATTGAGCAAATAGATGATGGTCAGCAAGATCAAAATCAAGAACCAGAAAAGGCAAACGAGAACACAGAACCTGCAAGCATCGCAAACAATGCTGATGTTGAGATTGTAACTGAGGCACCTACTGGACTCCAAGCTCCTGTGGAGAAATGTATGAATGATTCTGATGGCATTCCGGAGACTATTGATGAAAAGACAGAAACAGATGAACCGGCTAAGGCAGATGGTGTTGTTCATCCTGAAGAGGTGGCAAAAGTAGAAGATCaacagagtcagcaagctgatACCATGGATGCAGAAGTGGCCCTGGAAGAGATTAAATGTGAAGAAACTGATCAGCAGGAAGAGAGGCCTAAATCTGAAGCTCATGAGCCAACAATTGATGCTCAAGGAGTGTTGAATCAAGAATCTGCTGAAGAAATTGATGACCCGATGAATGAAAAGATTGAAGAAACTGTGCACCAGAGGAAAGTAGCAGCTCCAAAGGAGACAACACTAGAACCTGAAGCAACAATGAGTGCTCCACCAGTAAAAACTCAAGTGCAGAACCAGGAATCATTAGAAGAAATAGAAGATACTGAAGCAGAAATCCATCCAAGCAGTGGTTTTGGGGATGCAATTCCAGAAGAtcaatctaatttaggtgttacaATAGACAATGACACTGTGAATGAGGACACAATGAGAGCTATTGAGCAGCAGGATGATGGTCAGCAAGATGAGGATCTAGAACTAGAAAAGGCAACAGAGCATACACAATCTGCAAGCATGACAAACATTCCCCATGCCGAGATTGTAACTGAAGCACCTTCTGGAGTCCAAACTCCTGGGGAGCCGAATCTGGACAACTCTGATGCCGTTCCAGATACTATTGATGGAAACACAGAAACAGATGAGCCAGCTAAAGCACACGCTGTTGTACATCCTGACCAGAAAGAGAGCTTTCCAGAAGATACATCTACTGCAGAACCTACAAAAGAGGTGGTCAAAGCAGAAGATCAACACAGCCAGCAAGCTGATACGATGGATGCAAACATGGTGCAGGAAGAGAAGCCTAAATCTGAACACGCTGAGGAGCCAGCAACGGATGCTCTTGAAGTGCTGAATCAAGAATCTGCTGAAGAAATTGATGGCCCAGTGAATACTGAAGAAACAGCCCACCAGGAAACAACACCAGAATATGACACTACAACAAGGGAGCCACCTGTAGATATTCAAGCGCAGAACCAGGAATCATTAGAAGAAAGAGAAGCTACAGTAGAAGAAAGAGAAGTTGCTGAAGCAGTTGATACTGAAGCACCAGTGCAACAAAGCAGTGTTGCTTTTGAGGAGGCAGTTCCAGAAGATCAACATAATTTAGGTGTTACAAATAACACAGTGCAGGAAGACACACTGGAAGCTACTGGGCAAACAAAAGATGGTCAGCAATACCAGGATCTAGGACCAGAAAATGCGACTGAGGACACACAACCTGCAACCACGGCAAACATTCCTGATGTTGAAGTTATAACCGAAGCACCTTCTGGAATTCAAATTCCTGCGGAGATCAATCTGGACATCTCTGATTCCATTCCAGATACCACCGATGGAAACACAGAAACAGATGAGCTATCTAAAGCACAAGATTTTGTTCATCCGGACAAGAAAGAGAGCTTTCCAGAAGATACATCTACCAAAGAACCTACAGAAGAGGTTGTCAGATTAGAAGATCAACAGAGCCagcaagctgatgcaatggatgcAGACGTGGTGCAGGAAGTGGTGCCTAAATCTGAACACACTGATGAGCCAGCAACTGATGCTCTTGAAGTGCTGAATCAAGAATCTGCTGAAGAAACTGATGTCCCAGTGAATCAAAAGACTGAAGAAACAGCCCACCAGAGCAACATGCCAGCATCTGAGGAGACAATGCCACAATCTGATGCGACAACAAGGGAACCACCTGTAGATATTCAAGCGCAGAACCAGGAATCATTAGAAGAAAGAGAAGCTACAGTAGAAGAAAGAGAAGTTGCTGAAGCAGTTGATACTGAAGCACCAGTGCAACAAAGCAGTGTTGCTTTTGAGGAGGCAGTTCCAGAAGATCAACATAATTTAGGTGTTACAAATAACACAGTGCAGGAAGACACACTGGAAGCTACTGGGCAAACAAAAGATGGTCAGCAATACCAGGATCTAGGACCAGAAAATGCGACTGAGGACACACAACCTGCAACCACGGCAAACATTCCTGATGTTGAAGTTATAACCGAAGCACCTTCTGGAATTCAAATTCCTGCGGAGATCAATCTGGACATCTCTGATTCCATTCCAGATACCACTGATGGAAACACAGAAACAGATGAGCTATCTAAAGCACAAGATTTTGTTCATCCGGACAAGAAAGAGAGCTTTCCAGAAGATACATCTACCAAAGAACCTACAGAAGAGGTTGTCAGATTAGAAGATCAACAGAGCCagcaagctgatgcaatggatgcAGACGTGGTGAAGGAAGTGGTGCCTAAATCTGAACACACTGATGAGCCAGTAACTGATGCTCTTGAAGTGCTGAATCAAGAATCTGCTGAAGAAACTGATGTCCCAGTGAATCAAAAGACTGAAGAAACAGCCCACCAGAGCAACATGCCAGCATCTGAGGAGACAATGCCACAATCTGACGCGACAACAAGGGAGCCACCTGTAGATATTCAAGCGCAGAACCAGGAATCATTAGAAGAAAGAGAAGCTACAGTAGAAGAAAGAGAAGTTGCTGAAGCAGTTGATACTGAAGCACCAGTGCAACAAAGCAGTGTTGCTTTTGAGGAGGCAGTTCCAGAAGATCAACATAATTTAGGTGTTACAAATAACACAGTGCAGGAAGACACACTGGAAGCTACTGGGCAAACAAAAGATGGTCAGCAATACCAGGATCTAGGACCAGAAAATGCGACTGAGGACACACAACCTGCAACCACGGCAAACATTCCTGATGTTGAAGTTATAACCGAAGCACCTTCTGGAATTCAAATTCCTGCGGAGATCAATCTGGACATCTCTGATTCCATTCCAGATACCACCGATGGAAACACAGAAACAGATGAGCTATCTAAAGCACAAGATTTTGTTCATCCGGACAAGAAAGAGAGCTTTCCAGAAGATACATCTACCACAGAACCTACAGAAGAGGTTGTCAGATTAGAAGATCAACAGAGCCagcaagctgatgcaatggatgcAGACGTGGTGCAGGAAGTGGTGCCTAAATCTGAACACACTGATGAGCCAGCAACTGATGCTCTTGAAGTGCTGAATCAAGAATCTGCTGAAGAAACTGATGTCCCAGTGAATCAAAAGACTGAAGAAACAGCCCACCAGAGCAATATGCCAGCATCTGAGGAGACAACGCCAGAATATGACGCGACAAGGGAGCCACCTGTAACTATTCAAGTGCAGAACCAGGAATCATTGGAAGAAAGAGAAGCTACTGTAGAAGAAAGAGAAGTTGCTGAAGCAGTTGATACTGAAGCAACAGTGCAACAAAGCAGTGCTGCTTTAGAGGAGTCAGTTCCTGAAGATAAACATAATTTAGGTGCTACAAATAACACAGTGCAGGAATACACACAGGAAGCTATTGGGCAAACAAAAGATGATCAGCAATACCAGGATCTAGGACCAGAAAATGCAACCGAGAACACACAACCTGCAAGCATGGCTAACATTCCTGATGAGGTTATAACCGAAGCATCTTCTGGAGTACAAACTCCTGTGGAGATCAATCGGGACATCTCTGATGCCATTCCAGATACTACTGATGGAAACACAGAAACAGATGAACTAGTTAAAGCAGATGGTGCTATCCATCCTGACCACAAAGAGAGCTTTTCAGAAGACACATGTATTGCAGAACCTACAGAAGAGGTGATAAAAGTAGAAGAGCAACTTGGTCAGCAAGCTGATGCGATAGATGCAGATGTGTTGCAGGAAGAGGCGCCTAAATCTGAACACGCTGATGAGCCAGGGGTCGATGCTCAAGAAGTGCTGAACCAAGAATCTACTGAAGAAACTGACGGCCTGGTGAATGTAAAGACTGAAGAAACTGAGCACAAGAGCAACATGGTGGTCCCTGAGGACACAATGCCAGAACATGATGCACAAATGAGGGAGCCATCTGTAAATATTCAAGAACAAAGCCAGGAATCAGTAGGAGATGCTGAAACAGTCGATACTGAAGCAGAGATGCAACAAAGCAGTGTTGCTTTTGAGGAGACAACTCCAGAAAACCATGTAGCAACCACAGAGCCATGTTCTGAAATCCAACATGCACATCCTGTGGAACCAGAGGAAATCAATGTCCCTGGAGATGGCAAAGATGATGAGATCACCAACATGAGCAATACTGAAAATCTAGTTCAAGATAATATTCTGCAGAGTGGGCCAACAATAGATACACAACCAGTTCAGGAGTTGGAACAAAATAAAACGGCTGAAGCTTCTAACCAGAATCATGCTGTTGTCTTCAATGACCTAGCTCAGGAAGATGCTACAGCAACAAGTGAGCCACAAGTGATTGAAACAGAAGAACTAAAGGACATTGAAGCAACTGAAGCTGAAGAAATCACCAAACTCGACCATGTCACTCCTTCCAAGGAACTTGCAGTAGAAAATGATTCAACAGCAGATGAACCAGATAATGGTGAAATCCATCAAACCCTTGAACGAGATTTGGTTGAAGTTAAGGACACTGAAACTTACCATGAAAAAACTATATCTACTTCAGAGGACACAGTGGAAGATAATGTAGCAGCAGATGAGCCAAGTTGTGGTAGTCAAGAAGTAGATAATGCAGAATCAACAGAAGAAACTAAGCAAAACATAGCTGAGAATACTGCAGAAGTCTCTGATGTGGTGATTGTTGATGAGGCAATTGAACAGAATGTACTACAGACTGAGGATATCACTGAAACGCATAAACAGGAGTTAGAACCAGAAGAAACGAAGAGCACAGAACCTGTTGAATCAGAGGAAGCTTCTGATCAGAGGAATGCTGCACAATTCGATTATTCAGCTCAAGAAGATAATATACAGGAAAGTGAGATGCAGCAGACAGAGTCAGCAACAGAAATAAAGGAAATTGAAACCACTGAAGTTGAAGCAGTTCCCCGAGAAAGCAACACCTGTGTTTCAGAGGAGCCTTCTCAAGAAGATCATATAAAAGAAAGTGAAACAAGTTGTGACAATCAAGAAGTAAACATCACAGAATCTTCAGAAGTAATTGATGGTCACAAAGATATCATAACTGGAGGGATCTCTGACCAAAGCAACACAGCTTCTGCTGGGGGTTCAGCTGAAGAAAGCAATGTCCCTGAAGGCGAGCCACCTGCTGATATACAGGCTGTGCAGGAACTGGGATCAGAGGAGATAAACAACACTCAAATTGACGAAGTGAATGAAAAATCCCTTGAAATGAATGCTACTGTCTTTCAGATGCCAACTCAAGAAGAAAATCCAGCCACAACCGAATTGCATGAATCATCAAAGGTGAGCAACATTGAAGCCACAGAAGTGCATGGAAACCCCCACCAAAGTGATGCTGCTCCTCAGTCAGAATCAACAGAACCAAGTTCTGACACTCAAGCAGACAATTCACAGTTAGCAGAAGAAACTGAGGACACAGAAAATGTGAAAAGCAATACTGCTCTTGCCGAGGCAGCAGCTCCAGAAACAGATGCAACTGCTGATACATCATCTTTCCACGAGGCAGATCTAGAAGAGACCAAGGACACAGGAACAATTGAAACAGAGGATGTTATGACATCAAGTGACTATACGTCAGAAAAGATCCTGGAAACCATGGAGACTGAAGCAGTCCCTCATGAGAGTAATGTTGCAGATATAAAGGAGCACACTGAAGACGATACTTCAACACCAAATGCCCCACATACTGGTACTGAACCTGTTCGTGAACTAGAATCAGTTGAAGACAGCACTGACACAACGGAACATCCAGGAGAGACCCATGGTTCTACTTCTGATGATCATACTCCAACAGAAGAAAATACAGCAGTAACAGAGCCATCTTTTAACACACAAGAAGTGCAGAATCTTACATCTCAAGAAATCAAGGACATTGAAGATGACAAAACTGATGAATTCTCAGATATCAGTAGCTTTCCTACTCCTGGAGAGGCAGATCAAGTACCAAGAATTGAACCAACTCCTGATGTCCAAGAAGTGCAAGAACTGGGTTTAACAGAAGAAACAAGAGACATTGAAGCCGTGGAACCTGAAGATCAGCAAGAACACATAGTTTCTACCCTTGAGAAGCCAGCAGTAGATGGTGAGCCCAATGCTGATGCTCAGCAGGTTCATGAGGACAAACTACCAGAAGTGGAAGACAATAAAGCAATTGAAGCTGATGAAGCCCCCAAACAAAGTAATATTGCCACTCCTGATAATGCAGCTGAAGAAAGGAATAAACTGGAAAGTGATCCAGATTCATATGCCCAGCCAGCAGAACAGGTAGAATTATCCAAACACAATGAGAACAGCAAGCTTGTAAAGGCAGAAGAAACCTCAGACCAAAGCCGCACTGTCGCCCTTGAAGAAAGAACTACAGAAGATTCTGTTGCAAGCGAAATTGACCCACCTGTAGACATTAAACAAGAGCAACCACTGGAAGAAATCAAGGGTGTCGATACCACTGAAGCTGAAGAAGGCTTTCATACAAGCCAAGCTGATGCAATAGAGAAACTAGCTTCAGACAATAATATAGCAACAATAGAACCGACTTATGATATTCAGCAAGTGGATGACTTGGAAGCAACGGAGGTAAAGCAGAACGCTGAAGCCATTAATGATGGAGAACAATCCAATATTGCTGTTTCAGAGGAACCAACTCCAACAGATAATGGAGCAACACCAGAAGATCAACATGTAGACTCAAATAAAAGAACGATGGGGAATGAAACTGACAATGTCATTTTGGCACACGGAATCAAAGATGAAATACAGAAGTCAGCAGAACTAAAG GACGATCCATGTGATTTGGGCGAAACTGTTTTCACAACTCAGAGAAGTGAGAACTTGATTGATGAAGATGCTGTTCAAACTTCTGTCAGTGATACAGTAGAGACTTCAAACAATATCCATCAAGTCAAAGAAGAGCCAAATGCTGGAACTGAACATAATTCAAGCCAAATGGCAAGTGAGCGTAATGGAGAGAACGCAACTCATGTTCAAGATAGAGATGTAGACGTGCAAATTCTCACAGAAAGTGGCACTGCAGAAGCATCGCAGGCTTTATTTGAAAATGATCCTCAGGCAGCACAAGATACTACAGAAAAAGATGATACAACAAAAGGTAGTGAGCAAACCATTGATCAAGATAGCAGGCAACATTGTGATGTAGCacttcaacaacaaagttgtgaGACAGATGCCTTATCCATTTTGGAACAAGATGAGGCTCTGCAGAAGATTCACTCAGCTCAAAAGCAGAAAGAAGATGAGGAGATTAAAAGTCAGAATGATGAACTTCAGGTAGATGAACAGAAACATGAAGACAATAGGGATGATTTAACCACAGAACCACTAGTGGAGTACCAGAATTTCGAAAATGGAGCTACAAACAAGACAAAAGACAATGATGCATTCAAG GCTGATCAAACAGAGGCAGCCATTAGTGGGATTCTCAAGAATGAAGCCCTACATATATCCAAGGAATCCACCCCAAGCATTATGGATATGAAGGTTGAAAACATTAAAGAAACAAGTGAAGGaactgaagaagatgatgatgccaaAAATGATAACAAAGATGAGCAGGAGAATGCAGAAAACAATGATGTAGTAGCAAAAACTTCTACTAATGAACAAGCCGAAACAACTGATGAAATTAGAAAAGAAGAG GATCCTGTTCACGTCATTCAAGCATCAGagaaagagattgcagatgaaacAGAAGAATGTAAAGAAATACATGAAGACAATGCTATTTGTCATGATGAATTACAGACAAATTCTGAAAAGGAAGAGTCACCTCAACTGCGTTCCAATGAACCATGCAATGTGGATGCTATTGATGATACAACGCCTCTATGCGAAGAAATAATCCATGACAATGCAAGTATAAAGCCTAGAGAAGCTGAAGAGATAGGAGAAAACAAGGGACTCGAGTCCACTTTTGAACCTTCTGTAGAATCATCCATACAGAACAATGTTGAGGACTCAAGCAGTCATCACGAG GTTGAAGACAAAAAGCTTTCAATGTCTGAGAAAAATGATGTAGATACTGAAGCTATGCAAGAAAAAAATGATGAATCTGCCGCAGATATAAACCAAACAGAACAATGTCAAGAAGAAATTAATGTAGATGATGTTCTGCAACTTGACACAGAAGAAAATTCATTTGACAAGATTGAAGAAACTGCTTCACATGAGGAAACAGAGACAAGCAGTACAGCAGCCACTGAAGCAGTAATGATCAATGATGATATTACTGATAAG GTTAGCGAAGCTGATGGAGCACCATCTGACGAAAGTCTCAAGACCTTTACTGACACTGGAAGGGATCTTGATGTTTCATTGGTAATTACAACATCAAAGGAAGAAAGTGTGAACGACAATATGGAAAACCTCAATCTTGACCTTCCTGGACATCCGGCACAGGATGACAACACCCCTGAAAAGGTGCTCAGCTTAGAAGAAACAGAAAGAGAGATGCCTTCGTCAGAGAAGCTCCTTCAAACTGAACCAGGAGAGAATCAAATTCCCAATGAACAGGATGAAAAGGACATACAAGATGAGAATCAAACTCCAAAAGAAAAGAATGAAGAGGACGTGCAAGATACAGAATTTGGAGAGGCTAAGAAAGAAGTTGAACAAGAATTACCTGTCTCCCATTTTCTGATGAATCTAATATTGGGAAAACAGAGCAGTGATGCAAATGAAGATTCAGAATCTGAGGCTGCAAGGAAGCAAGGTGAAGCGACAGAAGATGGCAGCTGCGTGTTCATTTCTAAACAAGAAGAAAATCTGGGATCACTTCCTACAGAAAATAAGGTGGATGACAATCTCACCTTTGTTGAACAAGAAAAACATGAAGTTAAATGCCCTGAAGAAACACAGGAAATAGTCAAAGAACAAAGTGATGATCTTAAGCTGGACACAGAAAGATCAATTAAAACTGATGAGGATATCAAAAAGAACACTCATGATTTGGAAATACCAGCATACCAAGACAATCCCCAGGATGAAATTTCTGGTGAATTGCTGACAGGAGAAGCAGCTGGTGTTTCTACAAAAATGGAAACTAGAGATATTGATATTTCGAGTGTTGAGCTGGATGACAGAGCAGTTGGTACTGTGTGTCAGGAAAACATGGAGGCATCAACAAAAAATGAAAATGGAAGTTTGAGGAGCAGCCTGAATGACTCAACAAACACAAAGGCTCCCAAAGAGGATACTCTAGGAGAAGGACAAACAGGACTCGTGCTTGAATCTTTACCTGAAGACAAAAGTGCTGATGCAGTGTCTGAGCAAGCACCTTTGTTGACAGAATCAGGAATGACTGATGCAAATGACTTGTCTAGTGATACTGCAAGTGTTCAGAACCCTGTGTCTGCAAAACAAGACAAACCCACTGAATCTGCCAACGTTGAGGCCACATGTTCAACTGATATTCAACTGGAGAATGAAGAAGTAGATAAGAAAGAAGAGGAGCAGCATGCAAACACAGCCACAGATGAAGTTTCTGAAGAGAATGTAGAAAGTTCACATGTAAATCTGCAGAAAATCACAAGCTCCGAAGTAACATCTAATGAGCTAGCAACTCAAATTACCGAACCAGTTTGTGACACTCAGACAATTTTGGCTCGTGAAAAGGAAATATCTGAAGAAAACTTTCCAACAGCAGTCGAAATTCAGGCTGATGGTCCAAACTTGCAGATCAACCAAGATAAGCAAGATGAAGCTGCTGACAACGAATCTACAATGGAGCCAGAAAAAGTAGGGGAATCTAATTTTCAGGAACACCAGGAAATTGGTACTGAGCAAAAGTCTCCTGAAGAGACTGATGAAGGAGACCAGCAACTTTTGGCCAAGAAAGAGATTCTGACCCAAGAACAGGATGTGCATGAGACAGTCGAAAGCCCTCAGCAAACAGTGAGCATAAAATCCAATGAAGACGGGGAGCTGTTTGATCCAAAGGTCCAGGAACGTGATCTCAATGTAATTTCACCCAGAGAAGCTTCTGAGGCTGAAGAAAATTTTGTGGATGTAAGCAAGCTTTGGCTGATGCAGAGTTCAAAGGCTGATGCAGAACAGAGTCCAAAGGCTGATGCAGAAGAGAAGATTTATGACGAGAAGATTAAGGACATAGAGGGAACTAAGAATTTCACTGATGAAGCGGCAATGAAAACTGAAGCACCAGGAGCAGCCCAGAAGGCACTTAAAAAACATGGCCTATTGTCTGGTGTGGGATCAAAGGTAAAGCACCAACTTGCAAAAGTGAAGAAAGCCATTGTAGGCAAACCTGGGCGCACAAAACTAGAATCTCCGAAGGCATAA